The following coding sequences lie in one Seriola aureovittata isolate HTS-2021-v1 ecotype China chromosome 5, ASM2101889v1, whole genome shotgun sequence genomic window:
- the LOC130169678 gene encoding cytotoxic granule associated RNA binding protein TIA1-like, with amino-acid sequence MMEDDQPRTLYVGNLSRDVTEPLILQVFTQIGPCKSCKMIVDTAGNDPYCFVEFYDHRHAAASLAAMNGRKIMGKEVKVNWATTPTSQKKDTSNHFHVFVGDLSPEITTEDVKAAFGPFGRISDARVVKDMATGKSKGYGFVSFFNKWDAENAIQQMGGQWLGGRQIRTNWATRKPPAPKTTYENNSKHLSFDEVVNQSSPSNCTVYCGGVSTGLTEQLMRQTFSPFGQIMEIRVFPDKGYSFVRFNSHESAAHAIVSVNGTSIEGHIVKCYWGKETPDMMNPMQQMPMPQQNKMGFAAAQPYGQWGQWYGNGPQISQYVPNGWQVPTYGVYGQAWNQQGFNHLPASAGWTGMSAISNGGVMEPTQGLNGSMLANQPGMGAAGYPTH; translated from the exons ATGATGGAGGACGATCAACCCAGAACCTT GTATGTGGGGAATCTGTCCAGGGATGTCACTGAGCCCCTTATCCTGCAGGTCTTCACACAGATTGGACCCTGCAAGAGCTGTAAAATGATAGTTGAT ACGGCTGGAAATGATCCGTACTGCTTTGTGGAGTTCTATGACCACAGGCATGCTGCTGCCTCATTGGCAGCCATGAATGGAAGGAAAATAATGGGTAAG GAGGTCAAAGTCAACTGGGCCACGACGCCAACCAGCcagaaaaaagacacaagta ATCACTTTCATGTCTTCGTTGGAGACCTCAGTCCAGAAATAACTACAGAAGACGTCAAAGCTGCCTTTGGTCCATTTGGCAGGATATC AGATGCTCGTGTTGTGAAAGATATGGCTACAGGGAAATCTAAAGGCTATGGCTTTGTGTCTTTCTTCAACAAATGG GATGCAGAGAACGCCATTCAGCAGATGGGGGGTCAGTGGTTAGGAGGCAGACAGATTCGAACTAACTGGGCCACAAGAAAGCCCCCCGCCCCAAAGACGACCTATGAAA ATAACTCCAAGCACCTATCCTTCGATGAAGTAGTGAATCAGTCCAGCCCCAGTAACTGCACTGTGTATTGTGGTGGAGTCAGCACAGGACTGACAG AACAACTGATGAGACAGACCTTCTCTCCCTTTGGACAAATCATGGAAATCAGAGTTTTCCCAGACAAAGGCTATTCATTTGTGAG GTTTAACTCCCATGAGTCAGCAGCCCATGCCATTGTGTCAGTGAATGGCACTTCAATAGAGGGCCACATAGTCAAATGCTACTGGGGTAAAGAAACCCCGGACATGATGAACCCGATGCAGCAGATGCCTATGCCCCAG CAAAACAAGATGGGCTTCGCTGCAGCCCAGCCCTACGGCCAGTGGGGCCAGTGGTACGGCAACGGGCCCCAGATTAGCCAGTATGTCCCGAACGGGTGGCAGGTCCCCACCTACGGTGTCTACGGCCAGGCTTGGAATCAGCAGGGCTTCAA TCACTTACCGGCCAGTGCTGGGTGGACTGGCATGAGCGCCATCAGTAACGGTGGGGTTATGGAGCCTACACAGGGATTGAATGGGAGTATGCTAGCCAACCAGCCTGGTATGGGAGCTGCTGGATACCCCACACACTGA